tgaaaaattgaCTTCCACATGCACAATAAACTATGGCGGAATCAGAATTTTCACTACGTGATGTCAAAGTATAAAGAATCACAGATGAAAAAGTAAAGTGAActcaacatataatatatacataaaagttTTGCCTattatatatacagtgtaattttgaGTAAATGGGTGTCAACAAACACCACTTGGACATAGGTGGCTCCATCCAGTGACGGAACTAAGTAGTGTCGAGAATTAATCGACTCCTTCgtcaaaaaattacactgtgCAAATAGagtaaaaatgagttttttaaaaaaaaagattatatgTGACTTGTTGAATCTTCTTAACCTTTAGAAATATTCAAGTATAGTGGTAAAGGAggttaaaaattaattttggtcatatgttcaaattataattgtgacattttaaaatctttttgaatGCCCTTATATAAATTTTTGATTCCGTGGTCACTACACCATTGTGCGCGCGCACACATATGTATACATGTTTTTCTAAATAACtatctatatttttctttcatttggtaTTTGATCTTTTAAACAATCTTAATATAGGTGTTTGCTTAAGCATCAAAATGATTGAGGTTGGTCACAATAAAAGGAATCTCACTTAATTAGTAGCTCTATTGAAAGAGACATACTATAACTAATCTAATTTCTAGTCCTATAAATTGGCTTTGATCTTCTCTAGTTGATGTGTGacagaaagaaaataaaaatactaaggTCTCTTTCACTAGAAGTAAAAAATATGTCTACTTTTGGCTTGGCTCTCTTTGTTTTTTGTATTGTAGGTATATTTTTAAATGCTAGTCATGCACAATTACAACACAATTTCTATGCCAAAAGCTGTCCAAAAGCAGAGAAAATTATTGAGGACTATGTCCACAAGCACATCCCAAAGGCTCCATCTCTTGCAGCAGCCTTATTGCGACTTCATTTCCATGATTGCTTTGTCAGGGTACGTCAACATTTTATCATATGTTCAATTGAATAGGTCATAAATTGagtgtctaaatgaaatttaatGGTATAAGTTGTCGGTGTATTCTGCTCCAAATTAAGTGTTTCTTTGTTTGCTTTTTTAATTTTGCAGGGTTGTGATGGTTCTGTACTTCTGAATTTCACTTCGAGCATGAAGAATCAGACTGAAAAAGTGGCTATTCCTAATCAAACATTGAGAGGTTTCTCATTCATAGATGGAGTGAAGAAAATAGTTGAAGCTGAATGCCCTGGAGTTGTTTCTTGTGCTGATATTGTTACTTTGGTTGCTAGAGACTCTGTTGTGGTCACCGTAAGTATAAAAGTCGAGAAAATAACACACATAAACATTTGGCAATATAACTTAACATCGACTAATTAGTCAGTGGGTTCAGAATGAACGTTACATGTGTGTACATATAGATTGAACTCACAGTCtaattatcttcttctttgCATGATAGGGAGGACCTTTCTGGAATGTACCAACTGGTAGAAGAGATGGAAAAATATCTAATGCTTCTGAAGCATTGGGAAACATTCCACCTCCAACTAGTAACTTGTCTAGTCTTCAAACATCTTTTGCCAACAAGGGTCTTGATCTAAAAGACTTGGTCCTCTTATCAGGTAAACTAAATTGAATTATAGAGGCGCGAGTGCAGCATATGCACTATTGGTTCGACTGAACTAAATTTGCTTCTCGTAACAAGCATAACTACACAAAGTTCAAATCCTGAATTTGTCTCTGGtaacaattttcatttttcgGGCATAGCTATAACagaggtttttttttaattttcaggtGCTCACACCATTGGAGTCTCTCATTGTTCGTCATTTTCAACACGTTTGTACAATTTCACCGGTGTTTTAGGCACACAAGATCCATCTCTAGACAGCGAATATGCATCCAATCTTAAGGGGAAAAAATGCAAATCAATCGACGACAATACAACAATAGTTGAGATGGATCCTGGTAGTTTCAGGACGTTTGATCTAAGCTACTACAAGCTTTTGCTCAAAAGGAGAGGCTTATTTCAATCTGATGCAGCCTTAACAACAAGTGCTACAACAAAATCATTCATCAACCAGCTAGTTAAGGGTTCACTCGAAGAATTCAACGAGGAATTTGCAAAGGCCATGGAGAAAATGGGAAGGATAGAAGTTAAGACTGGCTCTGCTGGTGAAATTAGAACACAATGTGCATTTGTGAACAAGTAGAGAacctatatttgtattttaaattttaaatttatgtttgtgttttgttattgtttttctGAGGATTATTTGTATTAATGTTTCTTTGTATAGTATGTTTGTTATTCTACTTTTGTACCTTGATTGAGAGTTCCAAAATAAAATTCCAATGACAAGAGccttttcttctccattttttttgtaCTAATTACTCCCTCTTATTAAGAGTGAGCATATAACTTATATACAAGGGTCAATACTCTTAAGTTTGACTAAGGGTAAATTATTACTAAAGTGTTACAAGTCGACATAGCTAatgatttatcttttaaaaattgagaaaattataGTACAGGAAAAGTCTATTCAACTTCCTAAATAGTAAAACTTTGACATATAATGGTAAAAACTACATATGGGGGATTCTTCCTTGCTATAAATTTTCATGTTTTCCTCTTCAAATTAgcttcttttaatatatttagacCACATATTTATGCAAGAAGAACATATTTTAAGCAAGAGGATGGAGCAGTTGATTTAGACAACAAATCTAGGGATGTGCAACGGTCGGTTCAGTtcggttttatgtattattggtttggttttcgatttttaaatatgttaaatcaataagatattttttatcggttttcggtttatcAATTTTGGTCTTTaatggttcggttttcggtttaaccaataagaaaatacttataaaacaaatatatgacttttctaataaatttgatgcgaaaacacaataatgtaactttacaaatgctcataaaataaaaacaatagtaacaaatatgaaaagaactatacaagtgTAACACAAAAGGAAATTAAGAAGAATAGGGTTCGTACTTTAGATTTTAACGTTTTGTATAATGTGAAATTATAAACTCAAAGTCATTATGAAGTGTGAATTGAAGGCTAAAGGACAAAGATAGTACAACTAAtaagatattgagattaatatatactctctccgtttcacaaagaatgacctggtttgacttgacacaaagttttagaaaataaaaaagatttttgaatcttgtggtcctaaattaaagttatgtcaaatgtattaaattgcccttcaatcttgtggctttaaacatgtcacgttaggggtgcgcatcggtcggtttggtttggttttaggtgttattggtttggtttatcggttttcggtttgtaaatacttcaaaccgataaccaaaccaataacatatttcttatcggtttttggttaatcggtttatggtacttaacggttcggttttcggtttaaccaataagaaaatactcatatatattatatacacgataagaaaattttcaaataaaccatatgatttttccagcatttggcatgaaagtaataatcataaaagtaacaatcatttttcttgcaagtttagacactagacacattcaaaggaaaaagtgtgaaagtaacaatcgtttaaccattaacaaaaagtgtgaaagtaacaattgTTTAACCATTAACAGTAAGACTAataaatttagtatagtcttattgggttatcggtttaaccattaacaaaaattataaaaccggaaaccgaaccaataacccaataaaaaattttgcaaaaccgttagcccaataacccaatatcaataaaccaatagtgtttttttcggttcgatttattggttaaatcggtttttgcacacccctatgtcacgtggaaagctgaaattaaaatattacaaaaaaaggaaagaggtcactctttttgaaacaaactaaaaaggaaaggatgtcattctttttgaaacggagggagtaatatttatgtacaagtaaaagtagtaaattactagtcttaatgggttatcggtttacccaataacccaatattaaaaaccaatatcaaaccgataacccaattaatttttttataaaaccattaaaaaccCGTTAATCCAATAccccaataacaataaatcaataacactTTTATCGATTCGATTTATCGATCGATTCGATTTTTCACACCCCTAAACAAATCTAATAACTAGaactt
The Solanum stenotomum isolate F172 unplaced genomic scaffold, ASM1918654v1 scaffold33677, whole genome shotgun sequence DNA segment above includes these coding regions:
- the LOC125852315 gene encoding peroxidase 3-like, which gives rise to MSTFGLALFVFCIVGIFLNASHAQLQHNFYAKSCPKAEKIIEDYVHKHIPKAPSLAAALLRLHFHDCFVRGCDGSVLLNFTSSMKNQTEKVAIPNQTLRGFSFIDGVKKIVEAECPGVVSCADIVTLVARDSVVVTGGPFWNVPTGRRDGKISNASEALGNIPPPTSNLSSLQTSFANKGLDLKDLVLLSGAHTIGVSHCSSFSTRLYNFTGVLGTQDPSLDSEYASNLKGKKCKSIDDNTTIVEMDPGSFRTFDLSYYKLLLKRRGLFQSDAALTTSATTKSFINQLVKGSLEEFNEEFAKAMEKMGRIEVKTGSAGEIRTQCAFVNK